CGACGGGACAGTGACCCTTCGCCAAAGCCGGTTCCGCTACGACGGACAGCCCGACGACGCCCGCTGGCAGGTGCCGGTAGTGGCCACAGTGGGCACCGACACCGGAGAGCGAACCGATCGGCTGGTTTTGGAAGACCCGGTCGCCCTTGGCGGTGACAGCCCCGTTTGGGTCATGGTCAATGCCGGTGCCGATGGCTTCTACCGAGTGGCCTATGAAGGTGAGCTGCTCGACCGGCTGCTGGATGGCGGCCCCGAGCTAGATCCGCTCCAGCGGTACGTGCTGGTGGACGACCAGTGGGCCTTGACCGTGGCCGACCGGCTGAGCGTGGCCGACTTCCTGGCCTTTGCCGAGCGCATGGCCACCGCAGAAGATGACTTGGCTGTGTGGCGCCGACTGGCCGGCACCCTGGGCACACTCGACCATATGGTGCCCGATGCTGGACAGGCTGGGCTCCAGGCCCGAGTGAGAGCCATGGTCGGCCCGGCCTGGGGTCGGGTGGGCTGGGAGCCAGTGGCCGGTGAGAACGACCGCATCGGCGAGCTGCGGGGCGTGCTGGTGCGCACCCTGGCGGTGGGGGGCAACGACGCCGAGGCCATCGCCCGGTGCCGAGAGCTGATGGCCGCCGAGGGCGTTGACCCCGCGCTGGCCGCGGCAGCTATCGCCGTGGTGGCCGCCACCGGTGACGGGGCCGATTTCGACGAGATCCACCAGCGCTACGAGAACGCCCCCACCCCGCAGCTCGAGCTGCGCTACCTGATGGCGCTCACCACATTCGACGACCCCGCTTTGATGGACCGCACCCTGGCGGCCACCCTCGACGGCACCGTACGTAGCCAGGATGCCGGGTTCGTGCTAAGGGGCTGTTTGGAAAACCGCGACCACGGCCCCCGGGCCTGGGCGTATATCGCCGAGCAGTGGCCCGAAATCAACCAACGTCTCCCCTCCGCCATCGTCCCCCGAATGCTCGGCGGCATCAGCGCCTTATCCACCCCCGAACTGGCCGACGAGGTCGAGGCGTTCCTCGAGGCCCACCCTGTTCCTCAAGGTCGCCTGATCGTCGCCCAACACCTCGAACGCCAAAAGATCAACGTTCAACTGCGAAGACGAGTCCAGGAGGCCCTGGGCTAGTCCGCCCCGACTGCGGCCCGCCGGACGCGCTAGTTGGTTCCGACTGCGGCCCGAATGGATTCTTTCAGCGACTTCATGGTGGCGAACACGGCGGTGGGCTCGTAGCCGCAGTGGGCCATGCAGTTGTCGCAGCGGGGATCCCTGCCCCGGCCGTAGCTGTCCCAGTCGGTGGTCTCGATCAGCTCCTGGTAGGTCTCGGTATAGCCGTCGGCCATGAGATAGCAGGGCCGCTGCCAGCCGAACACCGAATAGCTGGGAATGCCCCAGGCGGTGCATTCGTACTCCACCTTCCCCTCGAGGAAGTCCAAGAACAGCGGCGTGTGGTTCAGCCGCCACTTCTTGCGCTTGCCCTCGGAGAAAGCATCCCGGAAAAGGCTCTTGGTCTGCTCAACCGGCAAGAAGTGCTCCTGGTCGGGAGCCTTCTCGTAGGCGTACCCCGGAGAGATCATCATGGAATCGACTTCCAGGTCGTCGTTCAAGAAGTCGAGCACGCTGCGAACGTTTTCGGGGCTGTCGGTGCTGAAGAAGGTGCTGTTGGTGGTGACCCGGAAACCCTTGGCCTTGGCCTCGTTGACGGCCTCCACGACCTCGTCGAACACGCCCTCTCGGGCCACGGCCAGGTCGTGGCGCTCTTGGAGCCCGTCCACGTGAACCACGAACGAGAAGTAGGGCGACGGCTTGAACTTGTCCATCTTGCGCCGCAGCAAAACCGCGTTGGTACACAGGTACACGAATTTCTTGCGCTTGATGAGTTCGTCCACCATGTCATCTATCTGGGGGTGCAGCAGCGGCTCCCCTCCGGCGATGGACACCATCGGGGCACCGCACTCCTCCATGGCGGCCACCGCCTCGCCCACGCTGACCCGCTTGCGCAGCACCTCGGTGGGGTATTGGATCTTGCCGCAACCGGGGCACTCCAGGTTGCAGGCGAACAGCGGCTCCAACTCCACGATCAACGGGAACTTCTCACGGCGCCGCAGCTTGTTCTTGAACACGTAGGTGCCAACCCTCACCGCTTGGCGAACAGGGATGGGCATGTCAGCAAACCTCCTTGGACAGCACCGGAGTCAACCGGCGAATAGTCCGCAATGCTCGATAGATCCTCGCGGGGGCAACCAGAGAGCGCAGCTCATGGCTGGGGGTGTCGGTTACCACCCGCACCACCGCGGCCGGACCGCGATGATGCTCCAACAGCCAGGCCGACTCCATATCGACCGCCACCGCCCCCCGGTCAGCCAGCTCCTGGCGACGGGTACCAACGGCCAACTCCGACACGCTAGCCACCAGACCGGTGTGTACGGTGAGCCCGGCCGCTTGCAGACCCGTGGCCACTGATTCGGCTTGGGGCAGGCCAATCGGCGACACATCGTCGGCCGACACCTCGGTGGCCACCACAACGTCGCCCGGTTCGATGCTGTCAACCACGGCCCCGCCCATGCCGACCACCGCCACCGGCCCACTCTGCGGCTCAACTCGGCGACTGCGCTTGGGACCCATGCCAGTACACAACACCGTCGCCCCACCGCCCTGCCGGCGAATTCCTCGCCGGGCGGCTCGGGCCTCCATAGCCAACGGACACAGCACCACCAGGGTCACTCCTTCCCCGTAGTCGCTCGCACCCAGCGGCCCAGAGCCATCAGCGGGAACACCAGGCGGTAGAGGTGGTACCGGATGTAGAAGTCCCCGGAGAAGCCGGTGCCGGTATACCAGGGCTCGTCCCAATCTCCGTCGTCGCGCTGGTTTTCCAGCAGCCACACCACCCCTCTTCGAGCCGGTTCCTCGTCGGCCCGGCCCGCCGCGATCAGCGCCAGCAGCGCCCACGCAGTCTGCGACGGGGTGGACTCCCCCCGCCCCCGCCAGTTGTCATCGACATAGGAGCGCATGTCCTCGCCCCACCCACCGTCGTGGTTCTGCACCGACTCCAGCCAACGGCAGGCTCGCACCACCCGGCCGTCATCGGCCGGCACCCCGGCGCTGATCAAAGCCGGGACCACGGCCCCGGTGCCGTAGATGTAGTTGGCTCCCCAGCGCCCATACCAGGAACCGTCCTCCTCTTGTTCGGAGGTGAGCCATTGGACGCCGCGCTCTACCGCATTTCGATCAACGGGCAAGCCCACCCCGTCGCCATCCAGCTCGGCAAGCATCTCCACCACATGGGCGGTCACATCGGCCGACGGCGGATCGATGACCTCTCCGAAATCGCAGAACGGCAGCTCGGCCACCAACGGGGAGCAGTTGTCGGCGTCGAACGCCGCCCAGCCCCCATCGGAGCACTGCATCCCCTGGGTCCAAATCACCGCCCGATCCAATGCTCGATTCACCTGCTTGGCATCGGGATGGTGAATGCGGCGCAGGGCGAGAGCCACCTCGGCCGTGTCGTCCAGATCGGGGTAGTAGTTGTTCTCGAATTCGAACGCCCATCCTCCCGGAGCCAGATGAGGACGCTGCTCGGCCCAGTCGCCCACGATCTGAACCTCCTGATCTATGAGCCAGCGGGCCCCGGCCACCATCTGCGGGTCTTCGGCGTCCACACCAGCGTCGGCCAGTGCCAGCAGTGCCAGACAGGTATCCCACACCGGCGACTGGCAGCACTCCAGGCGGCGCATGTCGTCTTCGACGATGGTCCAAGCGTCGAACCCGGCCAGCCCTTGGGCCAAGATGGGATGGTGCAGGGAATAACCCCGAACGTACAGGGCCAGAAGCGAGTACACCCACGGCGGCTGGATGCCGCCCCAGCAGCCGTCTGACTCCTGGCGGGCGATGATCCACTGCTCAGCCCGGCTGAGCGCCCACCCCCGAACTCGCCGTTGGGGGCGGTTCTCGTAGAGATGCAGCACCTGATCGAGGCGCTGGAATCGACGAGCTGGACTCCCGGGCGGGGCGAGCTCCCGTTCCGGAGGAATGGCCCCGGTGCGGATCTCGTCGAGGTTCAGTCCCATCGACCGCACCGGGCGGTGAGCCCCCACCACAGTCAGAGCGACCAGGGTTTGGCGGGCCCAGCAGGCGAAGTCATAGATGTTCAGCGGAACCTGCTTGGGCAGAAAGATCACCTCTGGAGGCAGAGCGGGCAGGTCCTCCCATCGCCACAGGTCGAACAGCGCCATCCAAATTCGGGTGAACACCCGGCTGCGCTCCAACCCTCCCTCGTCGCGGATGTAGGCCGCGGCTTTGGCCATATGGTCGGCATCAACGGGATCGCCCGCGTAGCGCAGCGCCCAGTAGGCCTCCACGGTCACCGATAGATCGGCCGGACCCTGGTAGAAGGTGGCCCATGTGCCATCGGCTCGCTGGTTATGGCGGATCCAATTGGCCGTCTGCCGGGTGACCTCCGGATCGGCGATGCCCAAGAACTCCCGGAGGAACAGATCCTCAGCCTCGATGGACACGTTGGTCTCAAGCTCGTCTTTCCACCACCCCTGGGTGTCTTGAAGGCTGAGTAGCCGTTCGGTGGCCTTGGCCAGAGATTGCTCAACGCCCATCAGAAATCCCTCCCCACGATGAAATCGGCCAGCAACCGCAGCTCCTCCACCGCCTCGTCTACGACCTCCTCATGCACGGCCAGAGAATCGAGGGCGGATACAGCCATGTCGTAGTGGGTTCGGGCCAGTTGCTGGGTGCCTTCCCGGCCACCCCCAGCCTCCACCAAAGCCCGGGCTGCGTCCACCCCTCCGGCGTCCCAGTCGGGACGGGAATAGAGTTCGGCCAACTCGTCGGCCGCCGACGTGCCGCTGTTGAGGGCGATCACCACCGGCACCGACTTCTTGCGCTCCCGAAGGTCGGCCCCTGCGGGCTTGCCAGTGCGCTCGGGATCACCCCAGATCCCCAGAAGATCGTCCACTGCTTGGAAAGCCACTCCCATTTGAGCGCCGAACTCCGACAGGCCACCGACCACCGAGTCATCAGCCTCCGCCAGAATCGCCCCGACCGAAGTTGCGTACGACAACAGCGCCCCGGTCTTGCCCTGTTCCATGGCCAGACACTCTTCCATGGCGACGAGAGACTTCTCCTCAAAGGCCATGTCCATGCTCTGGCCGACGATCATTGCCGAAACTGCTTTGGTCAGATGCTTGGCCGCCTTGACCTTGGGGGGTGTGGGATCGGACAGCAGTACCTCATAGGCCAAGTTGTGCAGAGCGTCTCCCACCACTACGCCGACTCCGATGCCGAACTTGGCCCATACCGTGGGCCGGTGCCGGCGCTCGGCATCGTTGTCGATGATGTCGTCGTGGATGAGCGAGAAATCGTGAATCAGCTCAATAGCCACCGCTCCGGGAACTCCTGTCTCCGAAGGGGCGCCCACGGCTTCGGCTGACAGAATGGCCAGCGCCGGACGGGTCCCCTTGCCCGGACTTTGGAAGTGGTATTCGGCGGGCTCTCGCAGCTCAGGGCACAGACCGCTCAGCGCGGCGACGATGGCCGGGGCGACCAACTCCCTGGCTCGCTTGAGGATTCCCGGAACCGGAACTCCCTCACTCACGCGCTCATCCTTTCTTGCTCGACTGCTGACCGTTGTGCGCCCAGAGGGTGCCCAGAGGTGTTTCCGGATGACTGGCTAGGTGGAGACGCAATGGCGTTGCGGCAGCGGTCCAGAGCCAGGCCAGCCGCCAGCTTACCGGAGCGGACAGCGCCCTCCATGGTG
This genomic interval from bacterium contains the following:
- a CDS encoding polyprenyl synthetase family protein, with the protein product MSEGVPVPGILKRARELVAPAIVAALSGLCPELREPAEYHFQSPGKGTRPALAILSAEAVGAPSETGVPGAVAIELIHDFSLIHDDIIDNDAERRHRPTVWAKFGIGVGVVVGDALHNLAYEVLLSDPTPPKVKAAKHLTKAVSAMIVGQSMDMAFEEKSLVAMEECLAMEQGKTGALLSYATSVGAILAEADDSVVGGLSEFGAQMGVAFQAVDDLLGIWGDPERTGKPAGADLRERKKSVPVVIALNSGTSAADELAELYSRPDWDAGGVDAARALVEAGGGREGTQQLARTHYDMAVSALDSLAVHEEVVDEAVEELRLLADFIVGRDF
- the hpnH gene encoding adenosyl-hopene transferase HpnH, with the translated sequence MPIPVRQAVRVGTYVFKNKLRRREKFPLIVELEPLFACNLECPGCGKIQYPTEVLRKRVSVGEAVAAMEECGAPMVSIAGGEPLLHPQIDDMVDELIKRKKFVYLCTNAVLLRRKMDKFKPSPYFSFVVHVDGLQERHDLAVAREGVFDEVVEAVNEAKAKGFRVTTNSTFFSTDSPENVRSVLDFLNDDLEVDSMMISPGYAYEKAPDQEHFLPVEQTKSLFRDAFSEGKRKKWRLNHTPLFLDFLEGKVEYECTAWGIPSYSVFGWQRPCYLMADGYTETYQELIETTDWDSYGRGRDPRCDNCMAHCGYEPTAVFATMKSLKESIRAAVGTN
- the shc gene encoding squalene--hopene cyclase, producing the protein MGVEQSLAKATERLLSLQDTQGWWKDELETNVSIEAEDLFLREFLGIADPEVTRQTANWIRHNQRADGTWATFYQGPADLSVTVEAYWALRYAGDPVDADHMAKAAAYIRDEGGLERSRVFTRIWMALFDLWRWEDLPALPPEVIFLPKQVPLNIYDFACWARQTLVALTVVGAHRPVRSMGLNLDEIRTGAIPPERELAPPGSPARRFQRLDQVLHLYENRPQRRVRGWALSRAEQWIIARQESDGCWGGIQPPWVYSLLALYVRGYSLHHPILAQGLAGFDAWTIVEDDMRRLECCQSPVWDTCLALLALADAGVDAEDPQMVAGARWLIDQEVQIVGDWAEQRPHLAPGGWAFEFENNYYPDLDDTAEVALALRRIHHPDAKQVNRALDRAVIWTQGMQCSDGGWAAFDADNCSPLVAELPFCDFGEVIDPPSADVTAHVVEMLAELDGDGVGLPVDRNAVERGVQWLTSEQEEDGSWYGRWGANYIYGTGAVVPALISAGVPADDGRVVRACRWLESVQNHDGGWGEDMRSYVDDNWRGRGESTPSQTAWALLALIAAGRADEEPARRGVVWLLENQRDDGDWDEPWYTGTGFSGDFYIRYHLYRLVFPLMALGRWVRATTGKE